The following proteins are encoded in a genomic region of Syngnathoides biaculeatus isolate LvHL_M chromosome 15, ASM1980259v1, whole genome shotgun sequence:
- the LOC133513143 gene encoding galectin-8-like isoform X1, translating into MSVANAKLSVLKPVIPYTGSIPGGLHLGEIIIIQGTVPANADRFQIDLSCGGSTRPLSDVALRFSPCFKGSPCVRCNSLLQESWGQEETLQQLPYKRGAPFETIILVHHDAFKVAVNGTHLLEYKHRVPLNRINTFSVSGKVQVQAIGYIPNSAIYSESGDLSLPYQGSILKGLSPGQHITIKGQISMYPHSVTVNLCNSRTDSIALHLNPRMKSSTFLRNSYLNESWGQEERELVFFPFSPGEYFEILLLCQAHQFKVAVNGLHLFEFKHRVQDLSAIDRLEIMGDLELMDVKLW; encoded by the exons ATGTCTGTGGCAAACGCGAAGCTTAGCGTCCTGAAGCCG GTGATCCCATATACTGGATCCATACCTGGAGGCCTGCACCTTGGAGAGATCATCATCATCCAGGGCACGGTACCCGCAAATGCTGACAG GTTTCAGATCGACCTTTCCTGCGGCGGTAGTACCAGGCCGCTATCTGACGTGGCCTTGCGCTTCAGCCCTTGCTTCAAGGGCTCACCCTGCGTGCGATGCAACTCCCTGTTGCAGGAGAGCTGGGGCCAAGAGGAGACGCTGCAGCAGTTGCCCTATAAACGCGGGGCCCCGTTCGAGACCATCATCCTGGTGCACCACGATGCCTTTAAG GTGGCAGTAAACGGAACACACCTCCTGGAATACAAACACAGAGTCCCACTAAACAGGATCAACACATTTTCCGTGTCTGGGAAGGTCCAAGTGCAGGCCATTGGCTACATCCCGAACTCT GCAATATACTCGGAATCTGGTGACCTG AGCCTCCCTTACCAAGGCAGCATCCTAAAAGGCCTCAGCCCCGGGCAGCACATCACCATTAAAGGACAGATCAGCATGTATCCTCACAG CGTCACAGTGAACCTCTGCAACAGCAGGACGGACAGCATCGCTCTTCACCTGAACCCTCGCATGAAGTCCAGCACGTTCTTAAGGAACTCGTACCTGAATGAATCCTGGGGACAGGAGGAGCGCGAGTtagtcttttttcctttttctcctgGAGAGTATTTTGAG ATTCTGCTCCTCTGCCAGGCACATCAGTTCAAGGTGGCGGTGAACGGCTTGCACCTGTTTGAGTTCAAACATCGGGTCCAGGACCTGAGTGCCATCGACCGGCTGGAGATAATGGGAGACCTGGAGCTCATGGACGTCAAACTGTGGTGA
- the LOC133513143 gene encoding galectin-8-like isoform X2 → MSVANAKLSVLKPVIPYTGSIPGGLHLGEIIIIQGTVPANADRFQIDLSCGGSTRPLSDVALRFSPCFKGSPCVRCNSLLQESWGQEETLQQLPYKRGAPFETIILVHHDAFKVAVNGTHLLEYKHRVPLNRINTFSVSGKVQVQAIGYIPNSAIYSESGDLSLPYQGSILKGLSPGQHITIKGQISMYPHSRTDSIALHLNPRMKSSTFLRNSYLNESWGQEERELVFFPFSPGEYFEILLLCQAHQFKVAVNGLHLFEFKHRVQDLSAIDRLEIMGDLELMDVKLW, encoded by the exons ATGTCTGTGGCAAACGCGAAGCTTAGCGTCCTGAAGCCG GTGATCCCATATACTGGATCCATACCTGGAGGCCTGCACCTTGGAGAGATCATCATCATCCAGGGCACGGTACCCGCAAATGCTGACAG GTTTCAGATCGACCTTTCCTGCGGCGGTAGTACCAGGCCGCTATCTGACGTGGCCTTGCGCTTCAGCCCTTGCTTCAAGGGCTCACCCTGCGTGCGATGCAACTCCCTGTTGCAGGAGAGCTGGGGCCAAGAGGAGACGCTGCAGCAGTTGCCCTATAAACGCGGGGCCCCGTTCGAGACCATCATCCTGGTGCACCACGATGCCTTTAAG GTGGCAGTAAACGGAACACACCTCCTGGAATACAAACACAGAGTCCCACTAAACAGGATCAACACATTTTCCGTGTCTGGGAAGGTCCAAGTGCAGGCCATTGGCTACATCCCGAACTCT GCAATATACTCGGAATCTGGTGACCTG AGCCTCCCTTACCAAGGCAGCATCCTAAAAGGCCTCAGCCCCGGGCAGCACATCACCATTAAAGGACAGATCAGCATGTATCCTCACAG CAGGACGGACAGCATCGCTCTTCACCTGAACCCTCGCATGAAGTCCAGCACGTTCTTAAGGAACTCGTACCTGAATGAATCCTGGGGACAGGAGGAGCGCGAGTtagtcttttttcctttttctcctgGAGAGTATTTTGAG ATTCTGCTCCTCTGCCAGGCACATCAGTTCAAGGTGGCGGTGAACGGCTTGCACCTGTTTGAGTTCAAACATCGGGTCCAGGACCTGAGTGCCATCGACCGGCTGGAGATAATGGGAGACCTGGAGCTCATGGACGTCAAACTGTGGTGA